In a single window of the Micromonospora sp. WMMD1155 genome:
- a CDS encoding AMP-binding protein produces MDLPFVVATLTRRGLLTPGSPIRVAAQLNALRTWGWSLAGELRQAAARDPGRTAVIDENGVELTYHDLLDRAERMARSMRAGLGVQAGDRIGVLCRNHHGLIETIVAATLLGVDAVLVNTGLSAAQLGTVAEEQRLRLLVHDDEFAERVLGLPAELTRLDERAREELVAGALPGDLHPPERDGRIIVLTSGTTGTPKGARRPTPSGFGPLVSIIDRIPLHARGRVMIAAPIFHTWGLAALQVCLALRATIVLHRRFDPAATLAALTTNRCDALFAVPVMLQRLMEVPPPDPRPPLTVVAVSGSALPGGLAPKFMDAYGDVLYNLYGSTEVSWASIAGPQDLRQAPTTAGRPPHGTRLEMLDDDGQPVPHGRVGRIFVGNEMLFEGYTSGASRETRDGLLDTGDLGRLNTDGLLFVDGRADDMIVSGGENVFPSEVEDLLAQLPQVREVAVIGVPDPEYGQRLSAFLALHPGETLDPEAVREYVRHYLARFSVPRDVVFVKYLPRNATGKVLARELRRYYG; encoded by the coding sequence ATGGACCTGCCGTTCGTCGTCGCCACGCTGACCCGTCGCGGACTGCTCACCCCGGGCAGCCCGATCCGGGTCGCCGCACAGCTCAACGCCCTGCGTACGTGGGGTTGGAGCCTGGCGGGCGAGCTGCGTCAGGCGGCCGCCCGGGATCCCGGACGAACTGCGGTCATCGACGAGAACGGCGTCGAGCTGACGTACCACGACCTGCTCGACCGGGCCGAACGGATGGCCCGATCGATGCGGGCCGGGCTCGGCGTGCAGGCGGGCGACCGGATCGGCGTGCTCTGCCGCAACCACCACGGTCTGATCGAGACGATCGTCGCCGCCACCCTGCTCGGCGTCGACGCGGTGCTGGTCAACACCGGGCTCTCCGCGGCCCAACTGGGCACCGTCGCCGAGGAGCAGCGGCTACGTCTGCTGGTCCACGACGACGAGTTCGCCGAGCGGGTCCTCGGACTCCCCGCCGAACTCACCCGGCTCGACGAACGCGCCCGCGAGGAGCTTGTCGCCGGAGCCCTGCCGGGTGACCTGCACCCACCCGAGCGCGACGGCCGGATCATCGTGCTCACCTCCGGCACCACCGGCACGCCCAAGGGCGCACGCCGACCCACGCCGAGCGGCTTCGGCCCGCTGGTGTCCATCATCGACCGCATTCCGCTGCACGCCCGGGGCCGGGTGATGATCGCCGCGCCGATCTTCCACACCTGGGGTCTCGCCGCCCTCCAGGTGTGCCTGGCCCTGCGGGCCACCATCGTGCTGCACCGACGCTTCGACCCCGCCGCCACGCTCGCCGCCCTCACCACGAACCGGTGCGACGCGCTGTTCGCCGTACCCGTGATGCTGCAACGGCTGATGGAGGTGCCGCCGCCCGACCCACGTCCCCCGCTCACCGTCGTCGCGGTCAGTGGATCGGCCCTGCCCGGTGGGCTCGCACCGAAGTTCATGGACGCCTACGGCGACGTCCTCTACAACCTCTACGGCTCCACCGAGGTCTCCTGGGCGTCCATCGCCGGCCCACAGGACCTGCGCCAGGCACCCACCACAGCCGGTCGGCCCCCGCACGGCACCCGGCTGGAGATGCTCGACGACGACGGGCAGCCGGTGCCGCACGGCCGGGTCGGGCGCATCTTCGTCGGCAACGAGATGCTCTTCGAGGGCTACACCTCCGGCGCCAGCCGAGAAACCCGAGACGGCCTGCTCGACACGGGCGACCTCGGCCGACTCAACACCGACGGGCTGCTCTTCGTCGACGGCCGGGCCGACGACATGATCGTCTCCGGTGGCGAGAACGTCTTCCCCTCCGAAGTGGAGGATCTGCTCGCCCAGCTTCCCCAGGTCCGCGAGGTGGCCGTGATCGGCGTACCCGACCCCGAGTACGGCCAGCGCCTCTCCGCGTTCCTCGCCCTGCACCCCGGCGAAACCCTCGACCCCGAGGCGGTACGCGAGTACGTCCGGCACTACCTGGCACGCTTCTCGGTGCCCCGGGACGTGGTCTTCGTGAAATATCTGCCCCGGAACGCCACCGGCAAGGTGCTCGCCCGCGAACTACGCCGCTACTACGGCTGA
- the purD gene encoding phosphoribosylamine--glycine ligase: MRVLLVGGGGREHALALGLVADSGVSALIAAPGNPGIASLAELRTVTPTDPAAVAALAVETAADLVVIGPEAPLVAGVADAVRAKGIPVFGPSGAAAQLEGSKAFAKDVMTAAGVPTARAYVCTDDESTARALDEFGAPYVVKDDGLAAGKGVVVTHDRAAALTHARECGRVVVEEFLDGPEVSLFVVTDGEAALPLLPAQDFKRLGDGDTGPNTGGMGAYAPLAWAPSGLVDDVMRDVVHPTLAEMRRRGTPFAGLLYVGLAITAAGPRVIEFNARFGDPETQVVLALLETPLGGLLHAAATGTLSEHPPLRWRDGSAVTVVLASEGYPAAPRTGDVISGTDRPGIIHAGTARRADDGSLVSAGGRVLCGTATGPDLAAARDAAYALVDGVDLPGSQHRTDIAAAAIEGRITIPGGAIQP; the protein is encoded by the coding sequence GTGCGGGTTCTTCTGGTGGGTGGTGGCGGGCGGGAGCATGCGCTCGCGCTCGGGCTGGTGGCTGATTCGGGTGTTTCTGCGCTGATTGCCGCACCCGGTAATCCGGGGATCGCTTCGCTCGCCGAGCTGCGGACGGTGACTCCGACAGATCCTGCCGCGGTGGCGGCGTTGGCCGTGGAGACCGCGGCTGACCTGGTGGTGATCGGGCCGGAGGCGCCGCTCGTCGCCGGGGTCGCCGACGCGGTACGCGCCAAGGGCATCCCCGTGTTCGGTCCGTCCGGCGCGGCCGCCCAACTGGAGGGCTCGAAGGCGTTCGCCAAGGACGTGATGACCGCCGCCGGCGTGCCGACCGCCCGGGCGTACGTCTGCACCGACGACGAGAGCACCGCTCGGGCGCTGGACGAGTTCGGTGCCCCGTACGTGGTGAAGGACGACGGGCTCGCCGCCGGCAAGGGTGTGGTGGTGACCCACGACCGGGCCGCCGCGCTGACCCACGCTCGTGAGTGTGGACGGGTCGTGGTCGAGGAGTTCCTCGACGGCCCGGAGGTCAGTCTCTTCGTGGTCACCGACGGTGAGGCGGCGTTGCCGCTGCTGCCGGCACAGGACTTCAAGCGGCTGGGCGATGGCGACACCGGGCCGAACACCGGCGGCATGGGGGCGTACGCGCCGCTGGCCTGGGCACCGTCGGGCCTGGTCGACGACGTCATGCGCGACGTGGTCCACCCGACGTTGGCGGAGATGCGCCGCCGGGGCACCCCGTTCGCCGGCCTGCTCTACGTCGGGCTCGCGATCACCGCCGCCGGCCCACGGGTGATCGAGTTCAACGCGCGTTTCGGCGATCCGGAGACCCAGGTGGTGCTGGCGCTGCTGGAGACCCCACTGGGCGGGCTGCTGCACGCGGCGGCCACCGGCACGCTGAGCGAGCACCCACCGCTGCGGTGGCGCGACGGCAGCGCCGTGACAGTGGTGCTCGCCTCCGAGGGCTACCCGGCCGCGCCGCGTACCGGCGATGTCATCAGCGGCACGGACCGGCCGGGCATCATCCACGCCGGCACCGCCCGGCGGGCCGACGACGGTTCCCTGGTCTCCGCGGGCGGCCGGGTCCTCTGCGGTACGGCCACCGGCCCCGACCTGGCCGCCGCCCGGGACGCCGCGTACGCGCTGGTGGACGGGGTGGACCTGCCCGGTTCGCAGCACCGCACCGACATCGCCGCCGCCGCGATCGAGGGGCGGATCACCATCCCCGGTGGGGCGATTCAGCCGTAG
- a CDS encoding type IV toxin-antitoxin system AbiEi family antitoxin domain-containing protein, with translation MGSVDRAYLVRSIAAAQDDLITRAQALRAGLSRHDIDHLVAVGRWRALARSVYLTVGRDGEPAARRCRIRAAVLSFGPAAHAVFGTAAELYGIAGLPRRDEIHVALPGRAAKRARASDPAIVLHQLEHPPGNVVQVNGIAATEPRLTVSEIILRERRYAAVSVLDSALSRGLLTTECLAVIPSLIQGRRGAVAARGYLAEADGRAQSPLETRSRLRCVDGGVPPDTLQLEVRDDDGYLLGIGDLGWRGPRLIAEADGRDSHSSLEAVYADRRRQNRLVNAGWTILRFTWQDTLHPAYIPQTVRQAIATARSR, from the coding sequence GTGGGCTCCGTGGATCGCGCATACCTTGTTCGCTCGATTGCTGCCGCTCAAGATGACCTGATCACGCGAGCGCAGGCGTTGAGAGCCGGCCTCAGCCGCCACGACATCGATCATCTGGTAGCCGTAGGGCGTTGGCGGGCGCTTGCTCGATCGGTCTATCTGACGGTCGGTCGGGACGGTGAGCCGGCTGCTCGTCGGTGTCGCATCCGTGCCGCTGTGCTTTCGTTCGGTCCGGCGGCGCACGCGGTGTTCGGCACTGCGGCTGAGTTGTACGGCATCGCCGGACTACCGCGTCGGGACGAGATCCACGTGGCGCTGCCGGGTAGGGCGGCCAAGCGGGCGCGGGCGTCGGACCCAGCGATCGTGCTGCATCAGCTTGAGCACCCTCCGGGGAATGTGGTGCAGGTGAACGGGATCGCGGCTACGGAGCCCCGGCTGACCGTTTCCGAGATCATTCTGCGGGAGCGGCGGTACGCGGCGGTCTCAGTGCTCGACTCCGCGCTCAGCCGGGGGCTACTCACTACCGAATGCCTCGCAGTCATCCCGTCGTTGATTCAGGGTCGGCGCGGGGCGGTCGCGGCGCGGGGGTATCTCGCTGAGGCCGACGGTCGGGCACAGTCACCACTGGAAACGCGTTCCCGGCTGCGATGCGTCGACGGGGGAGTTCCGCCGGACACCCTCCAACTCGAAGTTCGCGACGACGACGGTTATCTGCTCGGCATCGGCGATCTGGGTTGGCGCGGCCCGAGGCTGATCGCCGAAGCAGACGGCCGCGACTCACACAGCAGCCTGGAGGCGGTCTATGCCGACCGTCGCCGTCAGAACCGCCTGGTCAACGCCGGCTGGACCATCCTCCGCTTCACCTGGCAGGACACCCTGCACCCCGCCTACATCCCGCAAACCGTCCGTCAGGCGATCGCAACCGCCCGTTCCCGTTGA
- a CDS encoding adenylosuccinate synthase, whose translation MPAIVLIGAQWGDEGKGKVTDLLGERVDYVVRYSGGNNAGHTVITPDGQKYALHLMPSGALSPNAMIVIGNGVVVDPKVLLAEIDGLAERGVDVSRLRISGDAHLIMPHHRALDRVIERYLGSSRIGTTGRGIGPAYGDKVARIGIRLQDLLDPGILRKKLELALREKNQILFKVYNRKAIDVDATVEEYLEYAERLKPYIAETRAMLWDALDRGETVLLEGAQATMLDMDHGTYPFVTSSNPTAGGACVGAGIPPTAINKVIAVSKAYTTRVGAGPFPTELFDANGDHLRKIGAEYGTTTGRERRCGWFDAVVARYACRLNGVTDLVITKLDVLTGLPKVPICVGYEINGVRVDDMPMSQTDFHHAKPVYEELDGWWEDITKARTAEDLPENARRYIARIEELCNTKVSVVGVGPGRDENVILTPLLP comes from the coding sequence ATGCCAGCGATCGTGCTCATCGGCGCTCAGTGGGGCGACGAGGGCAAGGGCAAGGTTACCGACCTGCTGGGTGAGCGGGTCGACTACGTCGTGCGCTACTCCGGCGGCAACAACGCCGGCCACACGGTGATCACCCCGGACGGCCAGAAGTACGCCCTGCACCTGATGCCCTCCGGAGCGCTCTCGCCGAACGCGATGATCGTCATCGGCAACGGTGTGGTGGTCGACCCGAAGGTGCTGCTCGCCGAGATCGACGGCCTGGCCGAGCGCGGCGTCGACGTTTCCCGGCTGCGGATCTCCGGCGACGCGCACCTGATCATGCCGCACCACCGGGCGTTGGACCGGGTGATCGAGCGCTACCTCGGCTCGTCCAGGATCGGCACCACCGGCCGGGGCATCGGCCCCGCGTACGGCGACAAGGTCGCCCGGATCGGCATCCGACTCCAGGACCTGCTCGACCCGGGCATCCTGCGCAAGAAGCTGGAACTCGCGCTTCGCGAGAAGAACCAGATCCTGTTCAAGGTCTACAACCGCAAGGCGATCGACGTCGACGCGACGGTCGAGGAGTACCTGGAGTACGCGGAGCGGCTCAAGCCGTACATCGCGGAGACCCGGGCGATGCTCTGGGACGCCCTGGACCGGGGTGAGACGGTGCTGCTGGAGGGCGCACAGGCCACCATGCTCGACATGGACCACGGCACGTACCCCTTCGTGACCTCGTCCAACCCGACCGCCGGTGGGGCCTGCGTGGGCGCCGGCATCCCGCCGACCGCGATCAACAAGGTGATCGCGGTGAGCAAGGCGTACACCACCCGGGTCGGTGCGGGGCCGTTCCCGACCGAGCTGTTCGACGCCAACGGCGACCACCTGCGCAAGATCGGTGCCGAGTACGGCACGACCACCGGGCGGGAACGCCGGTGCGGGTGGTTCGACGCGGTCGTCGCCCGGTACGCGTGCCGCCTCAACGGCGTCACCGACCTGGTCATCACCAAGCTGGACGTGCTCACCGGCCTGCCCAAGGTGCCGATCTGCGTCGGCTACGAGATCAACGGTGTGCGGGTCGACGACATGCCGATGAGCCAGACGGACTTCCACCACGCCAAGCCGGTCTACGAGGAACTCGACGGCTGGTGGGAGGACATCACCAAGGCGAGAACCGCCGAGGACCTCCCGGAGAACGCCCGCCGCTACATCGCGCGCATCGAAGAACTCTGCAACACCAAGGTCAGCGTCGTAGGCGTAGGCCCCGGCCGCGACGAAAACGTAATCCTGACTCCTCTCCTCCCCTAG
- a CDS encoding chromosome partitioning protein: MDENADRAQVHGQQPVPERDIEPLWPPEPTDRGEVVPPWAAVAEQRSTPPPVASGPVTPPVAAPPISRPPVPGQPGAAPLPPPSPSDYPSLTGAVPPPGAWGAGAGSGWAPQPSWPPPADPTTGSTPPGPTTTSTPPGPTTTSTPPGTGAPPTSNPPANSGVPGGNGAGGAAPGAATPPTAFAPGSRAESTGAAPVPTGDRGTAAVPVPPNSPGGVDLDLPFTLDRPTAAGTPADPSARTDRPTTAGTPAGPATPTDQPAATGTPAGAGTPAGPRSPTNRPATPGTPAGRGSAAEPASADSTPTAPTPPADGGADDASAGAAARPANESPWAYPPQRPAGAPAPDEAATATPPVPPPPGPHTGVAQPGTAPADPAIPGQVSPASIPPPPDLTQFGNPPQQAAAQPATPPGPYPPSPGWYPPPWQQGTPGAPPGQPYPEAEGVSQAPTPGYPAATGYPDASWTPESTPVPTAEDFSRRRQVRPADPVATMGVRAVVNKMGLLRLSPGRHEQELKRDIEMVRRNFGGLRQVTVVNPKGGAGKTVAILLLAMTFGQKRGGYVLAWDNNETQGTLGMRAQQDFHSRTVRDMLRDLGQFQGAHGRVGDLSQYVRSQGEGMFDVLASDESATGGEMLTAAAFAEIREVVSRFYKLIFVDTGNNVRAQNWQASMDATDQLVVTMSARNDSAETAARMLDHLEQSGRQRLVRQAVTVVSMPPSRKEIDLPAIQEHFAARTRAVLLAPYERLIDTGEPIRYGGLSSATRDAWLKIAAAVAEGL, from the coding sequence ATGGACGAGAACGCCGACCGGGCACAGGTGCACGGCCAGCAGCCGGTGCCGGAGCGGGACATCGAACCACTCTGGCCGCCGGAGCCGACCGACCGGGGCGAGGTCGTACCGCCGTGGGCGGCGGTCGCCGAGCAGCGGAGCACGCCGCCGCCGGTCGCGTCCGGTCCGGTGACGCCTCCGGTGGCCGCGCCGCCGATCAGCCGGCCGCCGGTTCCCGGCCAGCCGGGGGCGGCGCCCCTGCCGCCCCCGTCTCCATCCGACTACCCGTCGCTCACCGGTGCCGTTCCACCACCCGGGGCGTGGGGGGCCGGCGCCGGGTCGGGGTGGGCGCCCCAACCGAGTTGGCCGCCACCGGCGGATCCGACCACCGGGTCGACGCCGCCCGGCCCGACCACCACGTCGACGCCCCCCGGCCCGACCACCACGTCGACGCCCCCCGGCACCGGCGCACCGCCGACGAGCAACCCTCCCGCGAACAGCGGCGTGCCGGGCGGCAACGGAGCTGGTGGCGCTGCCCCGGGCGCGGCGACACCGCCCACCGCCTTCGCGCCGGGCAGCCGAGCCGAGTCGACCGGAGCGGCCCCGGTGCCGACCGGTGACCGTGGCACGGCGGCCGTTCCCGTCCCGCCGAACAGCCCGGGCGGCGTCGACCTGGACCTGCCCTTCACCCTGGACCGCCCCACCGCAGCCGGCACGCCGGCCGACCCCAGCGCGCGCACCGACCGACCCACCACGGCTGGCACCCCCGCCGGGCCTGCCACGCCGACCGACCAGCCCGCTGCGACTGGCACCCCCGCCGGGGCCGGCACGCCCGCCGGCCCTCGCAGCCCCACCAACCGCCCCGCCACTCCGGGCACGCCCGCCGGTCGCGGCAGCGCCGCAGAGCCCGCGTCGGCGGACTCCACGCCGACCGCACCGACGCCCCCGGCTGACGGCGGCGCTGACGACGCTTCCGCCGGGGCGGCGGCACGGCCGGCCAACGAGTCGCCGTGGGCGTACCCGCCGCAGCGCCCGGCGGGCGCGCCGGCACCCGACGAGGCCGCCACCGCGACACCCCCGGTCCCACCCCCGCCGGGGCCGCACACCGGCGTCGCGCAGCCCGGCACTGCTCCGGCCGACCCGGCGATCCCCGGTCAGGTCAGCCCGGCGTCGATCCCGCCCCCGCCCGACCTGACGCAGTTCGGCAATCCGCCCCAGCAGGCGGCTGCTCAGCCGGCCACACCGCCCGGACCGTACCCGCCGTCCCCCGGTTGGTACCCGCCGCCGTGGCAGCAGGGCACACCTGGTGCCCCGCCCGGTCAGCCGTACCCGGAGGCCGAGGGCGTGAGCCAGGCGCCCACCCCTGGATATCCCGCCGCCACGGGTTACCCGGACGCGAGCTGGACTCCGGAGTCCACGCCGGTGCCGACCGCCGAGGACTTCAGCCGACGTCGGCAGGTCCGACCCGCCGACCCGGTGGCGACCATGGGCGTACGCGCCGTGGTCAACAAGATGGGCCTGCTCCGGCTCTCGCCCGGCCGTCACGAGCAGGAACTCAAGCGGGACATCGAGATGGTGCGCCGCAACTTCGGCGGGCTGCGGCAGGTGACAGTGGTCAACCCGAAGGGCGGCGCTGGTAAGACGGTGGCCATCCTGCTGCTCGCGATGACGTTCGGGCAGAAGCGCGGCGGTTACGTGCTGGCGTGGGACAACAACGAGACCCAGGGCACCCTGGGGATGCGCGCCCAGCAGGACTTCCACTCCCGCACCGTGCGGGACATGCTGCGTGACCTCGGGCAGTTCCAGGGTGCACACGGGCGGGTCGGCGACCTGTCGCAGTACGTGCGCTCGCAGGGCGAGGGGATGTTCGACGTCCTGGCCTCGGACGAGTCGGCCACGGGTGGCGAGATGTTGACGGCCGCCGCGTTCGCGGAGATCCGCGAGGTGGTCAGCCGGTTCTACAAGTTGATCTTCGTGGACACCGGCAACAACGTCCGGGCGCAGAACTGGCAGGCCTCGATGGACGCCACCGACCAGTTGGTGGTCACCATGTCGGCCCGGAACGACTCGGCGGAGACCGCCGCCCGGATGCTCGACCACCTGGAGCAGAGCGGCCGGCAACGACTGGTCCGGCAGGCCGTGACCGTGGTGTCGATGCCGCCGTCCCGCAAGGAGATCGACCTGCCGGCCATCCAGGAGCACTTCGCGGCCCGTACCCGGGCGGTGCTGCTGGCCCCCTACGAACGGCTCATCGACACCGGCGAGCCGATCCGCTACGGCGGGCTCTCCTCGGCCACCCGGGACGCCTGGCTGAAGATCGCCGCCGCGGTCGCCGAAGGGCTGTGA
- a CDS encoding DUF3151 domain-containing protein, whose product MQNLLPEPPATRLPANDEADAALAAAEDAGTDEAFAGVAAGFPTFSAAWAELAARALAQDQVVAAYAYARTGYHRGLDQLRRSGWKGHGPVPWSHEPNRGFLRCLYVLSRAADEIGEADEAARCAQFLRDCDPEAADALASN is encoded by the coding sequence ATGCAGAACCTTTTGCCAGAGCCACCGGCCACCCGGCTGCCCGCGAACGACGAGGCCGACGCCGCCCTGGCTGCCGCCGAAGACGCCGGCACCGACGAGGCGTTCGCCGGCGTGGCGGCCGGCTTCCCCACCTTCAGCGCGGCCTGGGCTGAGCTGGCGGCCCGAGCGCTCGCGCAGGACCAGGTGGTGGCGGCGTACGCCTACGCGCGCACCGGCTACCACCGGGGCCTCGACCAACTGCGTCGCAGCGGTTGGAAGGGGCACGGCCCGGTGCCGTGGTCGCACGAGCCCAACCGGGGCTTCCTCCGCTGCCTCTACGTGCTGTCCCGGGCCGCGGACGAGATCGGCGAGGCCGACGAGGCGGCCCGCTGTGCCCAGTTCCTGCGCGACTGCGACCCGGAGGCGGCGGACGCGCTCGCGAGCAACTGA
- the fbaA gene encoding class II fructose-bisphosphate aldolase produces the protein MPIASPEAYAEMLDRAKAGRFAYPAINVTSSQTLNAALKGFADAESDGIIQVSTGGAEYLSGPSIKDMVTGAVAFAAYAHEVAKKYSVNIALHTDHCPKDKLDKFVRPLMGISQERVKRGEEPLYQSHMWDGSAVPVAENLEIAAQLLDEAAKAKIVLEIEVGVVGGEEDGVENAINDKLYTTTEDGLAMVEALGLGEKGRYMAALTFGNVHGVYKPGNVKLRPEILNQIQEAVGAKYGKDKPLSLVFHGGSGSLLSEIREALDYGVVKMNIDTDTQYAFTRPVADHMLRNYDGVLKIDGEVGNKKQYDPRAWGKAAEAGLAARVVEACEHLRSTGTTMTK, from the coding sequence ATGCCCATCGCTTCCCCCGAGGCCTACGCGGAGATGCTGGACCGCGCCAAGGCCGGCCGGTTCGCGTACCCCGCGATCAACGTGACCTCCTCCCAGACGCTGAACGCGGCGCTCAAGGGCTTCGCCGACGCGGAGAGCGACGGCATCATCCAGGTCTCCACCGGTGGTGCCGAATACCTCTCCGGCCCGTCGATCAAGGACATGGTCACCGGCGCGGTGGCGTTCGCCGCGTACGCGCACGAGGTGGCCAAGAAGTACTCGGTCAACATCGCCCTGCACACCGACCACTGCCCGAAGGACAAGCTGGACAAGTTCGTCCGTCCGCTGATGGGCATCTCGCAGGAGCGGGTGAAGCGCGGCGAGGAGCCGCTGTACCAGTCGCACATGTGGGACGGTTCGGCCGTGCCGGTCGCGGAGAACCTCGAGATCGCCGCCCAGCTCCTCGACGAGGCCGCCAAGGCCAAGATCGTCCTGGAGATCGAGGTCGGCGTCGTCGGTGGCGAGGAGGACGGCGTCGAGAACGCCATCAACGACAAGCTCTACACCACCACCGAGGACGGCCTGGCCATGGTCGAGGCGCTCGGCCTCGGCGAGAAGGGCCGCTACATGGCGGCCCTGACCTTCGGCAACGTGCACGGCGTCTACAAGCCGGGCAACGTGAAGCTCCGCCCCGAGATCCTCAACCAGATCCAGGAGGCGGTCGGCGCGAAGTACGGCAAGGACAAGCCGCTCAGCCTGGTCTTCCACGGCGGCTCGGGCTCCCTGCTCAGCGAGATCCGCGAGGCGCTGGACTACGGCGTGGTGAAGATGAACATCGACACCGACACCCAGTACGCCTTCACCCGGCCCGTCGCGGACCACATGCTCCGCAACTACGACGGCGTGCTGAAGATCGACGGCGAGGTCGGCAACAAGAAGCAGTACGACCCGCGTGCCTGGGGCAAGGCCGCCGAGGCCGGTCTGGCCGCCCGGGTCGTCGAGGCGTGCGAGCACCTGCGCTCCACCGGCACCACGATGACCAAGTAA
- a CDS encoding phage holin family protein, with protein sequence MGFLIRLAITAVALWITTLIVPGVDVHGRSGGNTVLTLIVVALIFGVINAVLKPVIKVVGCVFYLLTLGLFALVVNALLFLLTDRIARGLDLPFQVDGFWAAFWGAIVMTVVTWLISVIVPDNWDRR encoded by the coding sequence GTGGGCTTCCTCATCCGACTGGCGATCACTGCGGTCGCGCTGTGGATAACCACTCTGATCGTGCCCGGGGTGGACGTGCACGGCCGCTCGGGCGGCAACACCGTCCTCACCCTGATCGTGGTGGCGTTGATCTTCGGCGTGATCAACGCGGTGCTCAAACCGGTGATCAAAGTCGTCGGCTGCGTGTTCTACCTGCTGACCCTGGGCCTGTTCGCGCTGGTGGTCAACGCCCTGCTGTTCCTGCTCACCGACCGGATCGCCCGCGGGCTCGACCTGCCGTTCCAGGTGGACGGTTTCTGGGCGGCGTTCTGGGGAGCCATCGTGATGACAGTGGTGACCTGGCTGATCAGCGTCATCGTGCCGGACAACTGGGACCGCCGGTGA
- a CDS encoding LPXTG cell wall anchor domain-containing protein, producing the protein MFRQSIRWLTGLGAAGALVAASATPAVAAAVVEPYFQDSTVAVGSAGTTRTLFLYADEPTVLTDVSVRYDYRSLADEITVAPADGQECTAPESGVLVCEEPFDVVLDELPPFGSGIYRAVAKRVHIGLTGDAQLGDSGDVAVSFQAAGGRQGGYTSRVRVGEGVDLAGGPYTTASSTPGGKFSVPLAVTNVGERTVTGFVVVFDLDYSIRTTDRFSNCRYSDDHLLSCRFDQEIPAGSGLAGTLNLELARDTYAPSNQAGYAQFMTVADFEDLTRVREAVGARAATLGSGPELTLAEAPGRVRQADQTDVDPGDDHTGWTIKVTGTNGTDLAAIGAALKGSAGTVATATVGFRNNGPATLDKVNADYEAATHTDVELPPGTTAVEVPESCRLRQGTRTYLCASEMLLVAGAAYTMEFRLRIDRVIPNARGSVRVNAPCECPGGGSFADDIQPANDTARIVINAGQGGGDQGGDDGGGGGGDAGGGGALPITGAPTGLIAGLGGLLLVVGASCYLLARRRSTHFVA; encoded by the coding sequence ATGTTCAGGCAATCGATCCGCTGGCTGACCGGGCTCGGTGCCGCAGGCGCGTTGGTCGCCGCCTCCGCCACCCCCGCCGTCGCCGCGGCCGTCGTCGAGCCCTACTTCCAGGACAGCACAGTGGCCGTCGGCTCGGCGGGAACCACCCGCACCCTGTTCCTGTACGCCGACGAGCCGACGGTGCTCACCGACGTCTCCGTGCGGTACGACTACCGCTCCCTGGCCGACGAGATCACCGTGGCCCCCGCCGACGGCCAGGAGTGCACAGCTCCGGAGTCGGGCGTTCTCGTCTGCGAGGAGCCCTTCGACGTCGTCCTCGACGAGCTGCCGCCGTTCGGCAGCGGGATCTACCGCGCCGTCGCCAAGCGGGTACACATCGGTCTCACCGGAGATGCGCAGCTCGGCGACTCCGGCGACGTCGCCGTCAGCTTCCAGGCGGCCGGTGGGCGGCAGGGCGGCTACACCTCGCGCGTCCGCGTCGGCGAGGGGGTCGACCTGGCCGGCGGGCCGTACACCACCGCCTCCTCCACGCCGGGCGGGAAGTTCAGCGTGCCGCTGGCCGTGACGAACGTCGGCGAGCGGACCGTCACCGGATTCGTCGTGGTCTTCGACCTCGACTACTCGATCCGGACCACCGACCGGTTCAGCAACTGCCGCTACTCCGACGACCACCTGCTCTCCTGCCGGTTCGACCAGGAGATCCCGGCGGGCTCGGGGCTCGCCGGGACGCTCAACCTCGAACTCGCCAGGGACACCTACGCACCCAGCAACCAGGCCGGCTATGCCCAGTTCATGACCGTCGCCGACTTCGAGGACCTGACCCGGGTGCGCGAGGCCGTCGGCGCCCGGGCGGCCACCCTCGGCAGCGGCCCGGAACTGACTCTGGCCGAGGCACCCGGCAGGGTGCGGCAGGCCGACCAGACCGACGTCGACCCGGGCGACGACCACACCGGGTGGACCATCAAGGTCACCGGCACGAACGGCACCGACCTCGCGGCGATCGGTGCCGCGCTCAAGGGCAGCGCGGGCACCGTCGCCACGGCGACCGTCGGCTTCCGGAACAACGGCCCGGCGACACTCGACAAGGTGAACGCCGATTACGAGGCCGCCACCCACACGGACGTCGAGCTGCCGCCGGGCACCACCGCCGTCGAGGTCCCCGAGAGCTGCCGGTTGCGGCAGGGCACCCGGACGTACCTGTGCGCCTCGGAGATGCTCCTGGTGGCCGGTGCGGCCTACACCATGGAGTTCCGGCTACGCATCGACAGGGTCATCCCCAACGCCCGGGGCTCGGTGCGGGTCAACGCGCCGTGCGAATGCCCCGGCGGGGGCAGCTTCGCGGACGACATCCAACCGGCCAACGACACTGCCCGGATCGTGATCAACGCGGGCCAGGGCGGCGGTGACCAGGGCGGAGACGACGGCGGCGGTGGCGGCGGTGACGCGGGTGGCGGCGGTGCGCTGCCCATCACCGGTGCCCCCACCGGCCTGATCGCCGGCCTCGGCGGCCTGTTGCTCGTCGTCGGTGCGAGCTGCTACCTGCTCGCCCGACGCCGCAGCACCCACTTCGTCGCCTGA